The Maniola hyperantus chromosome 9, iAphHyp1.2, whole genome shotgun sequence genome includes a region encoding these proteins:
- the LOC138402718 gene encoding uncharacterized protein, with translation MSTEDDIVPIDLLIDEIEKRDAIWNLNSKDYSNKILKRRSWEELVLIFCKNDDSEEKKKNLGSILQKKWKNLRDAYVKELKKTKHLKSGSSASTPSSFAYFQRLSFLKQVVQKRKTDNSLDVAEVTENPDLDSAVNSSGVQASTENVLRKKFKLHPADEHFANLLQQSINTRNNNAAEKKDDDEDKLFCLSLVREIKKVPENRRLKLKIEIYNLLERYQATRAQPLEDFNYPSTSYSSQRPPRNYHASFQSSQYSNPMQYSDRESTQYGYTTSSYTSPPTSSSQVTSPPGDVTCDPSYEDSQELDLFN, from the exons ATGAGTACCGAAGATGACATTGTGCCTATCGATTTGCTTATCGACGAAATCGAAAAAAGAGATGCGATTTGGAATCTTAACTCTAAggattattcaaataaaatattaaaaagaaggtCTTGGGAAgaactagttttaattttttgcaaaaatgatgattccgaagaaaaaaagaaaaatttgg GAtcgattttgcaaaaaaaatggaaaaatttACGAGATGCCTATGTAAAAGAACTTaagaaaacaaaacatttgAAGTCCGGTTCCTCAGCATCAACACCATCTTCATTTGCGTATTTCCAAAGATTGTCATTTCTTAAACAAGTTGTCCAGAAACGAAAAACTGACAACAGCCTTGATGTTGCGGAAGTTACAGAGAATCCTGATTTGGATAGTGCAGTTAACAGCAGCGGCGTTCAAGCTTCAACAGAAAATGTGCTCCGGAAAAAATTCAAACTTCACCCTGCCGATGAACATTTTGCAAATCTTTTACAACAAAGCATAAATACTCGAAATAATAATGCAGCAGAAAAGAAAGATGACGATGAagataaattattttgtctttCATTGGTTAGGGAAATAAAAAAAGTTCCTGAAAACCGGCGTTTAAaactgaaaattgaaatttataatttattagaaCGATACCAAGCTACACGAGCACAGCCACTTGAAGATTTTAACTACCCGTCTACTTCATATAGCTCACAACGACCACCCAGAAACTATCATGCTTCATTTCAAAGTTCTCAATATAGCAACCCAATGCAGTACTCTGATAGAGAATCAACACAATATGGCTATACAACTAGTTCATACACTTCACCTCCCACAAGTTCATCGCAAGTAACATCACCCCCGGGTGATGTTACTTGTGACCCGTCATACGAAGATTCTCAAGAATTAGATCTGTTCAATTAA
- the LOC117985610 gene encoding uncharacterized protein, which translates to MDVEEAICLWILYRRLRRRRRRQRRYWVHPILSDRLSSSLFVTLYPELRLHEEKFFNYFRMSVATFDFLYDFIENDLKSSENAVRYCISPKEKLIVTLRYLATGSSFAELQYGYKIGKSTISGIIKQVCQVLWRNLKTLVMSPPTKEIWTQISIQFENKAYFPNCVGALDGKHVRLIQPPESGSMYYNYKHFFSLVLMALCDANYCFIWIDVGAYGKDSDSGVFKETSLFKKLSENSLNLPEPRSITNNESDAFKLPYVIVADEAFAMTKNLMRPYGGKMLSKEKNIFNYRLSLARRYVECTFGIMCNKWRILHRPIDVKIDFAVDIVKAICVLHNLVRMRDGINQDDMINPAPLPNVNPTNSGRAIHEVDNIRTKFTNYFVTEGKLDWQDKMV; encoded by the exons ATGGACGTGGAGGAGGCAATTTGCTTGTGGATTTTATATAGAAGACTGAGACGTCGCAGAAGACGACAAAGGCGATACTGGGTGCATCCAATATTAAGTGACAGACTTTCTTCAAGCCTGTTTGTCACCTTATACCCTGAGTTGAGGTTACATGAAgaaaaattttttaattatttccgtATGTCAGTTGCAACCTTTGATTTTTTATACGATTTcattgaaaatgatttaaaatccAGTGAAAATGCTGTAAGATATTGCATATCACCAAAAGAAAAACTCATTGTAACATTGCG GTACCTAGCAACTGGTTCTTCATTTGCAGAGTTACAATATGGTTATAAAATTGGCAAGTCTACGATATCGGGTATAATTAAGCAAGTGTGCCAAGTTTTATggagaaatttaaaaactttggtcaTGAGTCCACCAACAAAAGAAATCTGGACACAAATATCTAtacaatttgaaaataaagcatattttccAAATTGTGTTGGAGCGTTGGACGGCAAACACGTTCGTTTAATACAGCCACCAGAATCAGGATCAATGTATTACAATTACAAACACTTTTTCTCATTAGTTTTAATGGCTTTATGTGATGCTAACTATTGCTTCATATGGATAGACGTTGGAGCTTACGGAAAAGACAGTGATTCGGGTGTTTTCAAGGAAACGTCATTATTCAAAAAACTCTCAGAAAATTCGTTGAACTTACCAGAGCCTAGATCTATCACAAATAATGAGAGCGATGCATTTAAACTACCATACGTAATTGTAGCTGACGAGGCTTTCGCTATGACTAAAAATTTGATGAGACCCTATGGTGGTAAAATGttgtcaaaagaaaaaaatatatttaactaccGCCTTTCTTTAGCACGAAGGTATGTCGAATGTACATTTGGCATAATGTGTAACAAGTGGCGTATCTTACACCGGCCAATAGACGTGAAGATAGATTTTGCTGTTGATATCGTCAAAGCTATTTGTGTTTTACATAACTTGGTAAGGATGAGAGATGGTATAAATCAGGATGATATGATCAATCCAGCGCCATTACCTAATGTGAATCCAACTAACAGTGGACGAGCAATCCATGAAGTAGATAATATTCGAACTAAATtcacaaattattttgttactGAAGGTAAATTAGATTGGCAAGATAAAATggtgtaa